A single region of the Bacteroidales bacterium genome encodes:
- a CDS encoding 3'-5' exonuclease, giving the protein MLTHLHKNKIIFLDIETVAQQPNYAKLPERLRLLWDKKAMLISRDEKAKPEEIYERAGIYSEFGKIICISIGYYEPKLKKFRLKSFFGHNEKALLASFAKMLNRYFNHESDLLCAHNGKEFDFPYIARRLLVNQIKLPKLLDIAGKKPWEIKHLDTMELWKFGDYKHYTSLDLLTAIFNIPSPKSDINGSQVNEVYWKDGDVKRIAEYCQNDVLAIAQLLNAYQGKALWKESELEYAELIEIL; this is encoded by the coding sequence ATGTTGACGCATTTACACAAAAACAAGATTATTTTCTTGGATATTGAAACTGTTGCACAGCAGCCAAATTATGCAAAACTACCTGAGCGATTACGATTACTTTGGGATAAAAAAGCCATGCTAATATCCAGAGATGAGAAAGCAAAACCGGAAGAAATATACGAAAGAGCAGGTATTTATTCAGAGTTTGGAAAGATTATCTGTATTTCAATAGGCTATTACGAACCAAAGCTCAAAAAATTTCGTTTAAAATCATTTTTTGGTCATAACGAAAAAGCTTTGCTTGCCTCCTTTGCCAAGATGCTGAATAGGTATTTTAATCATGAAAGTGATTTGCTTTGTGCTCATAACGGAAAAGAATTCGATTTCCCTTACATTGCTCGCCGACTTTTGGTTAACCAAATAAAGCTTCCCAAACTTTTGGATATTGCAGGCAAAAAGCCTTGGGAAATAAAGCATTTAGACACTATGGAATTGTGGAAGTTTGGCGATTATAAACATTATACCTCGCTTGATTTGTTAACAGCTATTTTTAATATCCCATCACCAAAATCTGATATCAACGGAAGTCAGGTAAATGAAGTGTATTGGAAAGATGGCGATGTAAAACGCATTGCAGAATATTGTCAGAACGATGTTTTAGCTATTGCCCAACTCTTAAATGCCTACCAAGGAAAAGCTCTTTGGAAAGAATCAGAGCTTGAATATGCCGAGCTTATTGAGATTTTATAA